One window of the Klebsiella oxytoca genome contains the following:
- a CDS encoding cobalt-precorrin-8 methylmutase: MHYIQQPQAIEAKSFDIIGDIIAQTRPDYRFASPLHEAIIKRVIHTTADFDWLDILWFSSDVLPRLSAALSQPCTLYTDTTMALSGINKTLLAKFGGECRCYISDPRVVAEAKAQGMTRSMAAVDIAVAEEGEKVFVFGNAPTALFRLLEHDVAVNGVIGVPVGFVGAAESKEALTQSGLPGIAALGRKGGSNVAAAIVNAILYHLQGER; this comes from the coding sequence ATGCACTATATCCAGCAACCGCAGGCGATTGAGGCGAAAAGCTTCGACATTATTGGCGACATTATTGCGCAGACCCGCCCGGACTACCGCTTTGCCAGCCCGCTGCACGAAGCCATTATCAAGCGGGTGATCCACACTACCGCCGACTTTGACTGGCTGGATATCCTGTGGTTTTCGTCCGATGTTCTTCCGCGTTTAAGCGCTGCGTTAAGCCAGCCCTGCACCCTGTATACCGACACCACCATGGCCCTTTCCGGGATCAATAAAACCCTGCTGGCGAAATTCGGCGGCGAGTGCCGCTGCTATATCAGCGATCCGCGGGTGGTGGCGGAGGCCAAAGCGCAGGGTATGACCCGCTCGATGGCGGCGGTCGATATTGCGGTCGCTGAAGAGGGCGAGAAGGTGTTTGTTTTCGGCAATGCGCCCACCGCGCTGTTTCGACTGCTGGAGCATGATGTCGCGGTCAACGGCGTGATTGGCGTGCCGGTCGGCTTCGTCGGCGCGGCGGAGTCGAAAGAAGCCCTGACGCAGAGCGGCCTGCCGGGCATTGCCGCGCTGGGCCGTAAAGGCGGCAGCAACGTCGCCGCCGCTATCGTCAACGCCATTCTGTACCACTTACAGGGGGAAAGATGA
- the cbiB gene encoding adenosylcobinamide-phosphate synthase CbiB — protein sequence MTLLAWGVAWLLDFIIGDPQSWPHPVRWIGNLIAAVQRGVRRYCRSDVALRIGGGVMWIVVVGLTWGVCWGVLTLAQIIHPWLGWLVEVWMIFTVLAGRCLAQSARDVERPLRAGDLAESRGKLSWIVGRDTSQLELQQINRAVVETVAENTVDGIIAPLFFLLLGGAPLAMAYKAVNTLDSMVGYKHEKYRAIGMVSARLDDVANFIPARLSWLLISLAALLCGEAGGRALRIGWRDRYNHSSPNCGWSEAAVAGALGIRLGGPNDYFGQRVEKPWIGDATRDVSVDDISRTIRLMWVSSTLALALFMAVRYWLVGAA from the coding sequence ATGACGCTGCTGGCATGGGGCGTAGCCTGGCTCCTCGATTTTATCATCGGCGATCCGCAAAGCTGGCCGCATCCGGTGCGCTGGATTGGCAACCTGATCGCCGCCGTGCAGCGCGGCGTGCGCCGCTATTGCCGCAGCGATGTTGCCCTGCGCATCGGCGGCGGGGTGATGTGGATAGTTGTGGTCGGACTGACGTGGGGCGTCTGCTGGGGCGTGCTGACGCTGGCGCAGATCATTCATCCGTGGCTTGGCTGGCTGGTTGAGGTCTGGATGATTTTCACCGTACTGGCCGGGCGCTGCCTGGCGCAGTCGGCGCGGGACGTCGAGCGTCCGCTGCGCGCGGGCGATCTGGCGGAAAGCCGCGGTAAACTCTCATGGATTGTCGGGCGCGACACGTCGCAGCTCGAACTGCAGCAGATTAACCGTGCGGTGGTTGAGACGGTGGCGGAAAACACCGTCGATGGGATTATCGCGCCGCTCTTCTTCCTGCTGCTCGGCGGCGCGCCGCTGGCGATGGCCTATAAAGCGGTCAATACCCTAGACTCGATGGTCGGCTATAAGCACGAAAAATACCGCGCCATCGGCATGGTCAGCGCCCGCCTTGATGATGTCGCCAACTTTATTCCTGCCCGCCTGAGCTGGCTGCTTATTAGCCTCGCTGCTCTCCTCTGTGGTGAAGCGGGCGGCCGCGCGTTGCGCATCGGCTGGCGCGATCGCTACAACCACAGCAGCCCAAACTGCGGCTGGTCGGAAGCCGCCGTCGCCGGGGCGCTCGGTATCCGGCTCGGCGGCCCTAATGATTACTTTGGTCAGCGCGTAGAGAAGCCGTGGATCGGCGACGCCACGCGCGACGTTTCCGTAGACGATATTTCGCGAACGATTCGATTGATGTGGGTGTCTTCGACCCTGGCGCTGGCGCTGTTTATGGCGGTCCGGTACTGGCTGGTCGGCGCAGCCTGA
- a CDS encoding cobyrinate a,c-diamide synthase, with the protein MAARQHAFILAGTGSGCGKTTVTLGLLSLLKQRGMRVQPCKVGPDYLDTGWHTAVSGVASRNLDSFMLPEPVLNALFCQQMQQADIAVIEGVMGLYDGYGTDPNYCSTAAMAKQLGCPVILLVDGKAVSTSIAATVMGFQHFDPSLNIAGVIVNRVNSESHYQLLQSAIERYCGLPVLGYVPRVEGVALPERHLGLVTARESLVNQQPWRDFAHTLAQTLDIERLLALSQLSALPAGQWPALPSPDAGTGLTLALADDEAFNFYYPDNLMLLERCGVKIVRFSPLHDSELPPCQMIWLGGGYPELHAAALAANTPMLAQLQEAHRRGVAIYAECGGLMYLGSTLEDASGEIYPMANLIPGHSKMGKRLTRFGYCEARAMRQTLLAAPGETLRGHEFHYSDFTPETPAVLACRKVRDGMTLQQWSGGWQMGNAFASYLHLHFAQRPTMLNHWLAAARSAL; encoded by the coding sequence ATGGCAGCCAGGCAGCACGCGTTTATTCTTGCAGGTACCGGCAGCGGTTGTGGTAAAACCACCGTTACGCTCGGTCTGCTCAGCCTGTTAAAGCAGCGCGGCATGCGGGTTCAGCCCTGTAAAGTCGGCCCGGATTACCTAGATACCGGCTGGCATACAGCCGTCAGCGGCGTCGCTTCCCGCAACCTCGACAGCTTTATGCTCCCGGAACCGGTGCTCAACGCGCTGTTTTGCCAACAGATGCAGCAGGCGGACATTGCGGTGATTGAAGGCGTGATGGGGCTGTATGACGGCTACGGCACCGACCCGAATTATTGCAGCACCGCCGCGATGGCCAAACAGTTAGGCTGCCCGGTTATTCTGCTGGTAGATGGCAAAGCGGTTTCCACCTCCATCGCCGCCACGGTGATGGGATTCCAACACTTCGATCCCAGCCTCAACATTGCCGGCGTTATCGTCAATCGCGTCAACAGCGAATCCCACTATCAACTACTCCAAAGCGCCATTGAACGCTACTGCGGGCTGCCGGTGCTCGGCTACGTGCCGCGCGTGGAAGGAGTGGCGTTACCCGAACGGCATCTGGGGCTGGTTACCGCCCGCGAGTCGCTGGTTAACCAGCAGCCGTGGCGCGATTTTGCCCACACGCTGGCGCAAACCCTGGATATTGAACGGCTTCTTGCCCTCAGCCAGCTCAGCGCCTTACCTGCCGGGCAGTGGCCCGCGCTGCCGTCACCTGATGCTGGCACAGGCCTGACGCTGGCGCTGGCCGACGACGAAGCTTTCAATTTTTACTATCCGGATAACCTCATGCTGCTTGAACGCTGCGGGGTGAAGATCGTGCGCTTCAGCCCGCTGCACGATAGCGAGCTTCCACCGTGCCAGATGATTTGGCTCGGCGGCGGCTATCCGGAACTTCACGCCGCCGCGCTGGCGGCCAATACGCCGATGCTGGCGCAGCTGCAGGAGGCGCACCGGCGCGGCGTGGCGATTTACGCCGAATGCGGCGGTCTGATGTATCTCGGCAGCACCCTTGAAGACGCCAGCGGTGAGATCTATCCGATGGCCAACCTGATCCCCGGCCATAGCAAAATGGGCAAACGGCTGACCCGCTTTGGCTACTGCGAGGCGCGAGCGATGCGGCAAACGCTGCTGGCGGCGCCCGGCGAAACCCTGCGCGGGCATGAGTTTCACTATTCGGATTTTACCCCGGAGACTCCGGCGGTTCTGGCCTGCCGCAAAGTGCGCGACGGGATGACCCTTCAGCAGTGGTCCGGCGGCTGGCAGATGGGCAACGCGTTCGCCAGCTATCTGCACCTGCACTTTGCCCAGCGCCCCACCATGCTCAACCACTGGCTGGCTGCGGCAAGGAGCGCGCTATGA
- the pocR gene encoding transcriptional regulator PocR has product MISASTLNSELINKIAQDFAQATSLAVVVVNIHGDEISELFNFTPFCQLMRQHPQHSTRCRMSDRCGGLEASKTDQLCIYRCHAGLTDFSIPLVIAGHLVGFVLCGQVRLSNDVELVDILNVDDRWQDDPELLKAFRDVPEMDYSRVIASADLLKLIVENCLKKQLNFVVIKDNPQQPEPARASRVASPHDSKMKKALRYIDAHLSDELRLEDVAAHVYLSPYYFSKLFKKYQGIGFNAWVNHQRMVSAKELLCHSDWSIASIARNLGFSQTSYFCKVFRQAYQVTPQAYRQQINARSQTESF; this is encoded by the coding sequence ATGATTTCTGCGAGCACACTGAACTCAGAACTCATTAATAAAATCGCACAGGACTTTGCGCAGGCCACTAGTCTGGCGGTTGTGGTCGTCAATATTCACGGTGATGAAATATCTGAATTATTTAATTTCACGCCTTTCTGTCAGCTAATGCGTCAGCATCCCCAGCACAGTACCCGCTGCCGGATGAGCGACCGCTGCGGCGGTCTTGAGGCTTCAAAAACCGATCAGCTCTGTATCTACCGCTGTCATGCCGGGCTAACCGATTTTTCCATCCCGCTGGTGATTGCCGGGCACCTGGTCGGCTTCGTTCTCTGCGGGCAGGTGCGCCTGAGCAACGATGTTGAACTGGTCGATATCCTTAACGTGGACGACCGCTGGCAGGACGATCCCGAGCTGCTTAAAGCGTTCCGCGACGTGCCTGAGATGGACTACTCCAGGGTGATCGCTTCCGCTGATTTACTTAAACTTATCGTCGAAAACTGCCTGAAAAAGCAGCTCAACTTTGTGGTGATTAAAGACAATCCCCAGCAGCCTGAACCGGCGCGCGCCAGCCGGGTTGCCAGCCCGCACGACAGCAAAATGAAGAAGGCGCTGCGCTACATTGACGCCCATTTATCCGACGAGTTGCGCCTGGAAGATGTCGCCGCCCACGTTTATCTCAGCCCTTACTACTTCAGTAAACTGTTCAAAAAATATCAGGGTATCGGCTTTAATGCGTGGGTAAATCATCAGCGGATGGTGAGCGCCAAAGAGCTGCTTTGCCACAGCGACTGGAGCATCGCCAGCATTGCGCGAAATTTAGGATTTTCGCAAACCAGCTATTTTTGCAAAGTTTTTCGCCAGGCCTATCAGGTGACTCCGCAGGCTTATCGCCAGCAAATTAACGCCAGATCACAAACTGAATCATTTTAA